The genomic DNA AAGGCCGGCTTTACGGTGGTGGTGAAAACCAAACTGCCGAAAGAAGAGCTGCTGAAGGAAATCAAGGACGCGGACGGACTGATCGTCCGCTCCGGGACGAAAGTCACCGCGGAAGTCATCGCGGCCGCCAGCCAGCTGAAGGTCGTCGGTCGAGCCGGTTCCGGCTTGGACAATGTCGATACCCCGGCCGCCACGCGCCGCGGCATCGTCGTCATGAATACACCCGGTGGCAACACCGTGACGACTGCCGAGCATACGATGGCCATGATTTTCTCGATGTCGCGCCGCATCCCGCAAGCGACCGCCTCGACAAAGGGTGGGAAGTGGGAAAAAGAAAAGTTCATGGGCGTGGAGTTGTACAATAAAGTGCTCGGCATTGTCGGCGTCGGCCAAATCGGCGGGTATCTCACCAAGCTTGCACAGGGAGTGGGGATGCAGGTGATGGCCTACGATCCCTATCTGGCCCCGGAGCGTGCGGAAAAAATGGGTGTGACCATCGTCGAGTTGGACGAGCTGTTCCGCCGAGCCGATGTCATTTCCGTGCATACTCCGCTGACCCCGGAAACCAAAGCCCTGATCAATGCGCAAGCCATTGCCAAGATGAAAACCGGCGTCATGATTGCCAACTGTGCGCGTGGTGGAATCGTGCACGAGGGAGATTTGTGCGAGGCGCTCAAATCCAAGAAGGTTGCCGCCGCGGCATTCGACGTGTTCGAGGATGAGCCGGTCAAGCCGGACAATCCGCTCCTGGCGTTGGATAATTTTATCTGCTCGCCGCACATCGGCGCCTCCACTACGGAAGCGCAGGAAAATGTGGCGATCGGCATTGCCGAGCAGATCGTGGAATACTTCACCAAAGGGATTGCCCGGGGGGCGGTCAATATTCCCTCGGTCTCACCGGAGCTCTTACCGAAACTCCAGCCGTATCTTTCGCTTGGGGAGCGTGTCGGCCTCTTGCAGGCGCAATTGTTGGAAGGCGGGCTGGAGCGGTTGACCGTCGAGTATAGCGGAGAAGTGGCGGGTTTGAACGTGGCGCCATTGACGATCGCGGTTCTGAAGGGACTCCTGACCCCCATTCTTGAAGACCCGGTCAACTATGTGAATGCGCCGGTCGTCGCCAAGGAACGTGGCATCGAAGTCAAAGAGGTGAAGATCAGCGATGCCGGAGACTTTGCCAGTGTGATCCGTGTGCGGGTTGAGGCCGGGAAGAAATCTCATCAAGTCGCCGGGACCCTCTACCATCGCAAGGACCCGCGGATCATTGAGATCGATCAGTTCAAGGTGGAAGTGGTGCCGGACAACCATCTCCTGCTGATCCAGAACGAGGATCGTCCGGGGGTGATCGGCACGGTGGGGCATATCCTTGGCGATCACAACATCAATATTGCGCGCATGCAGTGTTCACGGGAAGAGCGTGGCGGCAAAGCCCTGCAAATTTTCGGGCTCGATGCGCCGCTTCCTAAGTCAGTCCTCGATCAGATTACGAACAGCAAGCACATCCTTTCCGTGAAGGTCGCCGACCTGTCGAAAGGG from Nitrospira sp. ND1 includes the following:
- the serA gene encoding phosphoglycerate dehydrogenase codes for the protein MKILVSDSLSKQGVEVLEKAGFTVVVKTKLPKEELLKEIKDADGLIVRSGTKVTAEVIAAASQLKVVGRAGSGLDNVDTPAATRRGIVVMNTPGGNTVTTAEHTMAMIFSMSRRIPQATASTKGGKWEKEKFMGVELYNKVLGIVGVGQIGGYLTKLAQGVGMQVMAYDPYLAPERAEKMGVTIVELDELFRRADVISVHTPLTPETKALINAQAIAKMKTGVMIANCARGGIVHEGDLCEALKSKKVAAAAFDVFEDEPVKPDNPLLALDNFICSPHIGASTTEAQENVAIGIAEQIVEYFTKGIARGAVNIPSVSPELLPKLQPYLSLGERVGLLQAQLLEGGLERLTVEYSGEVAGLNVAPLTIAVLKGLLTPILEDPVNYVNAPVVAKERGIEVKEVKISDAGDFASVIRVRVEAGKKSHQVAGTLYHRKDPRIIEIDQFKVEVVPDNHLLLIQNEDRPGVIGTVGHILGDHNINIARMQCSREERGGKALQIFGLDAPLPKSVLDQITNSKHILSVKVADLSKGL